One Vigna unguiculata cultivar IT97K-499-35 chromosome 11, ASM411807v1, whole genome shotgun sequence DNA window includes the following coding sequences:
- the LOC114168466 gene encoding cyclic nucleotide-gated ion channel 4-like, whose protein sequence is MATTITEHESSSSTSQVLNYTPTTTTSDEEEEEEEEKEHGEDNENDSAGMGWWSSAACDGAGRRALGKVLDPREKWVQEWNRVFLLVCGAGLFVDPLFFYALSVSDSCMCVFVDGWLAVTVTVLRCMTDALHLWNMVIRMKMAKRAFGLGAAAGLRETRPRTVALGYLKSRTGFVFDLFVILPLPQIVLWVAIPSLLEKGSVTLVMTVFLIIFLFQYLPKIYHSVCHLRRTQNLSGYIFGTVWWGIALNMIAYFVASHAAGACWYLLGIQRAAQCLKVQCGKTSGCSTNILSCQSPVYYGSKSLLVRDRARLAWAENRDVWHTCLKGPDSYNYGAYRWTVQLVTNDNRLEKILFPIFWGLMTLSTFGNLESTTEWLEVVFNIIVLTSGLLLVTMLIGNIKVFLHATTSKKQAMQLKMRNIEWWMRKRRLPQGFRQRVRNYERQRWAAMRGVDECEMTRNLPEGLRRDIKYHLCLDLVRQVPLFQHMDELVLENICDRVKSLIFTKGETIAREGDPVQRMLFVVRGHLQSSQVLRDGVQSCCMLGPGNFSGDELLSWCLRRPFIERLPPSSSTLITLETTEAFGLEAEDVKYVTQHFRYTFVKEKVKRSARYYSPGWRTWAAVAIQLAWRRYKHRLTLTSLSFIRPRRPLSRSSSMGEDRLRLYTALLTSPKPNQDDFDF, encoded by the exons ATGGCTACTACAATAACAGAGCATGAGTCCTCATCAAGTACTTCGCAGGTCCTCAACTACACCCCCACTACCACCACCTCCGacgaggaggaggaggaggaggaggagaaggagcATGGAGAAGACAACGAGAACGACTCCGCCGGCATGGGATGGTGGTCATCGGCAGCGTGCGACGGCGCGGGACGGAGGGCGTTGGGGAAGGTGTTGGACCCGAGGGAGAAGTGGGTCCAGGAATGGAACAGAGTGTTCCTGCTAGTGTGCGGCGCGGGGTTGTTCGTGGACCCTCTGTTCTTCTACGCGCTCTCCGTTAGTGACTCGTGCATGTGCGTGTTCGTTGACGGGTGGCTCGCCGTTACCGTGACGGTGCTGCGGTGCATGACGGACGCGCTTCACCTGTGGAATATGGTGATCAGAATGAAGATGGCCAAACGCGCGTTCGGGTTGGGCGCCGCCGCCGGACTCAGAGAAACACGGCCGCGCACCGTCGCGCTAGGGTATCTTAAGTCACGGACGGGATTCGTTTTTGATTTGTTCGTGATTCTTCCTCTGCCACAG ATAGTGCTTTGGGTGGCAATTCCGTCGTTATTGGAGAAAGGTTCAGTGACGTTGGTGATGACAGTGTTCTTAATCATATTTCTGTTCCAATACCTTCCCAAAATTTATCATTCTGTTTGTCATCTACGACGCACGCAAAACCTCTCTGGCTACATTTTTGGAACAGTTTGGTGGGGAATCGCCCTTAACATGATAGCTTATTTCGTTGCTTCCCAT GCAGCAGGAGCATGTTGGTACTTGCTGGGGATTCAAAGGGCAGCACAGTGTCTGAAAGTGCAGTGCGGAAAAACAAGTGGTTGTAGCACAAACATTTTGTCATGTCAAAGCCCTGTATACTATGGAAGCAAGAGTTTGTTAGTTAGGGATAGAGCAAGGTTGGCTTGGGCAGAGAACAGGGACGTGTGGCACACATGCTTGAAGGGCCCTGACAGTTACAACTATGGAGCTTATAGATGGACCGTTCAGCTCGTCACTAATGATAATCGTTTGGAGAAGATACTTTTCCCTATCTTCTGGGGCCTAATGACTCTTAG CACCTTTGGAAACCTAGAAAGTACAACAGAATGGCTAGAAGTAGTTTTCAACATCATTGTGCTGACCAGTGGCCTTCTTCTTGTAACTATGTTGATCGGAAACATCAAG GTATTTTTGCATGCAACAACGTCAAAGAAGCAAGCAATGCAATTGAAGATGAGGAACATTGAATGGTGGATGAGGAAACGAAGGTTGCCACAAGGGTTTCGACAACGTGTGCGTAACTATGAGAGACAACGTTGGGCGGCCATGAGAGGGGTTGATGAATGCGAGATGACCAGAAATCTTCCTGAAGGTTTAAGAAGAGACATCAAGTACCATCTTTGTCTAGACTTGGTTAGACAG GTGCCTCTGTTTCAACACATGGACGAGCTGGTTCTTGAGAACATCTGTGACCGTGTGAAGTCTCTGATATTCACAAAGGGAGAAACA ATAGCAAGAGAAGGAGACCCAGTTCAGAGAATGCTGTTTGTGGTGAGGGGTCACCTTCAAAGCAGCCAAGTCCTAAGAGATGGTGTGCAGAGTTGCTGCATGTTAGGGCCAGGAAACTTCAGTGGTGATGAGCTTCTTTCATGGTGTTTGAGGAGACCCTTCATAGAGCGTCTTCCACCATCTTCATCCACACTCATAACCTTGGAAACCACAGAGGCTTTTGGCCTCGAAGCCGAGGACGTGAAGTACGTGACGCAACATTTCAGGTACACATTTGTGAAGGAAAAGGTGAAGAGAAGTGCGAGGTATTACTCACCAGGCTGGAGAACTTGGGCTGCAGTCGCCATTCAATTGGCTTGGAGAAGGTACAAGCATAGGTTGACTTTGACTTCTCTGTCCTTCATAAGACCTAGGAGACCCTTGTCAAGGTCCTCTTCCATGGGAGAAGATAGACTTCGCCTCTACACTGCCTTGTTAACCTCACCAAAGCCTAATCAGGATGATTTTGACTTTTGA